The Candidatus Poribacteria bacterium sequence ATTATTGCAGCCGGTGTCCTTCTAACGATCCTTTGCCAAGGTCCGTTTTATCTCAAGTTGATGCAGTTTTTCTAACTTTACCTGTGAGAGGAGTGGGGATTAGCAATCCTTGATTTTTCCTATGAAACGTGCGATCTTCGTTCTGTTACTCTTAACGATAAGCGTAACGGCACCACCGCTATACTTACAATGGGCAGAATCCCAACGGTTGACCCAAATCGAACGAGCAAAACAACAAGCGCGCCCTGTTGTTGGGGAACGATTAGATATCATTCTCTCCGAACTCAAGAACGGTGAACCCCCTTCTGTCGTTATTCTCTACACCGGCAGCACCAAAAGCCAGTTGGAACCATGCGGGTGTTATCAGGAACAAGCAGGGGGGCTGCCGAGACGCGCTTACGTTATCGATCAGATTCGGCAGAACGGATTTCCAACACTCGTGGTTGATGCCGGAAATATCTTTGATGGGGAGGAAGAGATCGACGCCCACCGGTGTGAGGTTAACCTCAAGGCGATGTCCGCTATGGGATACGATGTCCTCGCACTCAGTGAGGCGGATATTTCTTATGGGGATACCTATCTCAGTCAACTATCTCGCATTGCCACGTTTCCGTTCTTAACACCTGATGCTACAGAGACCAGCTTCACACGGTTTCTGTTTGTCAGCAAGAAAGTTGGGCAACATACAATCGCTTTTGTCGCAGGGAGCGATCAAGCGCAAGCAGTATCAGAAGCAAACCTTGTTGTGGCGTTGGGAAGTCCCGGAATCTCTGGGAGAATTGATATTGTTATTCAACCCAACGATGCTGAGGCCGTTGAAGCGGATGGGAAAACGCTCTATGTCGCATCCAAACCTGAGGGCAAGACTTTGGGACTTTTGGCACTCTGGATAAACGCAAAGGGTGAGCTTGTTCGCCATTACGCAACACAAGTCGCTTTGACAGGCGATGTAGCGGAATCCGAACCCGTGCGCAAAATGCTAACAGACTTTTATCGGAAGTTCGCAGCGTCTTCGGATGCTACGCCGCTGTTCGCTGAGAAGCCCTTAGAGCAAGACCCACAAAACGCATATGTCTCAGCGATGGCGTGCCAGCGGTGTCATCAGCAAGAGTATCTCCAGTGGTCGTCGACACGACACGCTTTCGCTTATGAAACCCTTCTGAAAAAAGAACGCTACTTCGATTCGGGGTGTGTTTCATGCCATACCACTGGGTTCGGTTACCAGACAGGATTCCAGATTGGGGATGATGGATCAACATTTAAAGGTGTGCAATGTGAGAGTTGCCACGGTCCTGGCAAGCAGCACGTTGGCAGTCCCAAAAAAGACAATATCCGACGAGCCTCGGAGACATCGCTGTGTTTAACATGCCACGATACAAAACACTCGCCTGGATTTGCAGATGTCGTCGCGCTCCATACCAAGGATGTTGACCACAGTCGTGAGCCGATGAACTTAGAAGAACTTTTAACGTCTCGCATTGCACGTATGGGGAAACCGACTGTAGAGCTCTTTGTGATGAGTTATTGTCCTTTCGGTGTTCAGGCAGAAGAGAAAATTATCCCCATAGTGAAGCGGTTTGGCGACAAAATCGACTTCAAACTTCGGTTTATTGCCCACGAAAAGGAAACACCTTCGCCTAAAGATATAACGCCGTTTACGAGTCTTCACGGCTACCCCGAGGTAGCGGAAAGTATTCGACAACTTCTCATAGCACAAGAATTCCCAGATCAATATCTCGACTATATTCTATGTCGGGGTAAGAAATTGGACAAGGGTTGGGAGCAGTGTGCAGAGAAACTCGGTATTGATGTGGCAAAGATTCAACGGTTATTTGACACACCGGAGGTTTCCGAGCAACTTTTCCGAGAGAACATTAAACGCGCAGCGGAATTGGGCATCAACGCCTCGCCGACAATTTTGGTGGATAATCACCAGTTTCAAACAACGCAATTGCTACGCGCGAAAGGTGACCGTTGCGAATAATTATAGGAATTTGACAAATGTTGACAGATATGAACACCTTGAAAACACTTAACCAGCGATTTTCTCGATATTGAAAGTCTGCTGAGATTAATTCGGTTTTCAAACGTTTCCAGCGGGAGAAGAAAATTCTCATCTGTGTGAAAAAGGTTTGGGTAGTGGATTCAAACACACACATTGGGGCTGGAAACAGAATTCCCAACAGGAATTGGGAAATTAACTTCGCTGGATAAACAATCCAGCACAAAGGAGGAAGGTCCAAATGATCCAAGATTTTCGCAACGAAGTTAAGCAGTTCCTTACATCTGAAGTTGGACAGGCGACCCTTAAAGGACCGTTAGCTTTAGGTGTAGCAAGTGGAGCCTTGCTATTATCACAAATCGTCCATACATCTTCTGCCCATTATCTACCTGAATGTACAAGCGATGCTGATTGTTCCTCGGGAAAGAAATGTATCGAGGTGTGTAAGAAAAGGATTCTCGGTTCTTGTATACATGAGCATTATGAATGTAGATCCGATAGTTGATTTATGTTTTGTTCCCACTGCTTTCTGCAGTGGGAACACTACTAATTCCGATGCCCCAATGACCCAAAAAAAATAATTCTTTTCTATTTTTGATATTATGCACCCTTTCTATATCAAAACTGTGTCATTAATTATGTAAGGTGCAGACCAGATAGCACTTTAAATTTAAAAGTTTCCGTGCATCCTTATGTTTGGTATACTCTTTATGGGAACCAGAAATTGATCCCAAGATATATCGCTTCAAGGTATGAAACGTAAGCGTATGCGGATCCAATTACTTAACCCGGAGGTCACCGATGTTAAAAGATGATGCTCAATTGATTCGTAGCACTTTATTAGGTGATGATACAGCATTTGCCACTTTAGTCGAGAAGTATCAGAAAGGTGTTCACGCGCTTATCTGGCGCAAGATTGGGGATTTTCACCATGCTGAAGAGATTGCGCAGGATACGTTCCTACAAGCATACAAAAAACTCGGAACATTGAAAGATCCCAACTCTTTTGCTGGATGGCTTTATGTCATTGCGAATCGACTTTCCATTAATTGGCTGCAAAGGTCCAAACCTAAAACCGAAACACAATCGCTCGAGGGCACTTCCGTTGTAGAAATAGAGGAATCTTCTTATACGCATTATATGTCGGATCAACGTGAGGCAGAAGTCAAAGAACATCGCTCTGAGGTCGTCAAAAAACTTCTCGAAAGACTACCAGAGAGTGAACGGACAGTCGTAACGCTGCATTTTCTCGGTGAGATGACGACAAAGGAGATCGGGAAGTTCTTAGGTGTGTCCGTGAATACGATCAAGAGTCGTCTTCGACGCGGGCGTGAGCGTTTAAAAGCCGCAGAATCTTTAGTTCATGAAGTCCTCGGCGGCGTGCAGTTATCCCCGGAGCTCACCGAGCGTATCATGCGGCAAGTCGCCGAAATTAACCCTATCGTACCGCCAGTTGGAAAACCAACGGTGCCATGGATGGCTCTGGGTGCCGCAGCCGTCCTGGTACTGTTGATGTTAGGGGTTGGTAATCAATATCTCGCCCGTTTTCAGAGACCGTATAGTTTCGAGGCGCGATCCGAACCCACGGTTGAAATCGTTGAAGCACCTATCGTCATTGATATTCTATCGAAGCCGACGCTCCGAAAACAGTTCGGACGATCCCCTGCTCCCGGCAAAAGTATCGGTGCTGGCACACAGATTTCTGAAGCGACTTTAAGATCTAACGCACAAGAGGACCGACGCAAGTTTTCTACAGCACAATGGACACAGGGAAACTCGCCGCCAGGGGGATATGTCAACGATATCTTCGCCACATCTGAAGGTTCCGTCTTTGCCATTTCACCAACAGGGATGTACAGATTGGCATCAAATGCAACCGCATGGACCCGAATCAATGTAAGTCTCCCGATGAGTCAATCAATGGTGCCGATGGTAGAAGATCAAGGCATTCTTTATGTTGTGTCTGCTGATGAAATATTCGCGTCAACCGATAATGGGCAGACATGGAACCTTTTTTGCACTCGCCCAGAGGGTAATCCTGTTGGACTCATTGTCATTGACGAGGTTCCAGCACACGGTTCACACGTTGATGTGACAATGTATCTTGCACTTGAGGACGAAGGCATCTTCCGATCCACAGATAGTGGCAAACAATGGACGCATCTTAACGAAGGATTGACGGGTGAAAGGATTTCAGCTGTTGCTGCGGTTGAAAAAAATCTGTTTGCTGGCACAAACAGCGGTCTTCACCGTCTCGATTCAGATATCTGGCGGAAACTACCGGTAGGGATGTCGAATACCGTCTACTCCTTGGCGGCGTCTGGAAAGAGCCTCTATGTTGGAATGGGACCTGATATGTTTGAATTAACCCCACAGGACAGGAAACGAAAAATGGACGATAACGAATCGAATGCCGCTCAAATTTTCCGATCAAGGAACTTAGGAACCTCTTGGACCGAAGTAACGCCGAAAAGCACATCCTCGCGGACGAGAGCCCTATCTGGTGTGAAGTTGTTAGCTGTCGGCGAAACGCTTTTAGCATTGGGTATTACGCGATTCCGTTCAACAGATGGGGGTGAAACTTGGACAGAGCTTGAAATTGACGCGGGTACATCTATACTCAATAGTTTTCCGGGGACAGCCGTGGACGAGAGGACGTTTTACAAAGCCGGCATACGCGGTGTTCACCGCACTACTGATGCGGGTGAATCGTGGGATCTATTTATGGATGGGATGACAGGAACAAGAGCCATCAGTCTGGTTTCACTCAACAACACATTATATACGCATACCGCTAATGAAGTTTTTCAGTCAATGAATGGCGGCAGGTCTTGGAAAAGCCTTCGCTTTGCTGCTGAAGAAGTTCCGTCGGAATCCGTAGAACAAAATGCGTCTGGTATCAAGCTTTCCTTTGATTCAAAGCTTCTTGTCTCTGGTAACACACTTTATTTGCTTGTGCTTACGGGATACGACTTGCGGATTTTCCGTTTATCTACAGATGGCAATCTGCTAATCCCACTGCAAGGCTTACCTACTTTTGATGATGAAAGATTGTCCCTTGGATTAGAGACAGGTAGTCAAGAAGACGAACACAGTAGATTCTCTGAAATTCTGTTGGATTCTTCTGAGAGATCTGTGAAAAACAAGACGCTCGCTGTCAGCCGTGGTGTATTCTACGCCGAGTATAAACGGAGGCTTTTCAAATGGCGGCTGGGTGATCCGGAATGGAAAAATACCGGATTAATAGATACCAGTGAAGTGGTTGATGAAGATGCCCACGCTGGATTCAAAATAGCGGTTTCCGGAGAAACTGTCTACGTAGGGAAGCGGGATGGTAAGCTATTTAGGTCCGTTGATGGAGGTAGCAATTGGAGAGACATTACATCGAATCTGCCGCTTGACTTCGCGCATTTCAAAGAGATCGTCTTTTCCGGCTCAACCCTTTACGTCGCGACCGACAAAGGCATATTGGTTTCGGAAACAGGAGAATACTGGCGCGTGGGAACCGATAGGACTGATACACGCGTCGTCATCAACCAATTTGCGTTAGATGGCACCGAAGTTTATGGCATCGCTGATACGGGAGTATATCAACTCAATACTCGTGGACACTGGGAACAGGTTTCCTCAGAAGTGCCAGATGGCATAACCTCTCTCACTATTACCAACGGTAGGCTCTATGGTGCCGCCGAGGAGCGAGGTATCTTTAACATGCCCCTTGAAGACACGGAGCTGAGGGCGAACGCTGAATGACAAATGTTCTGGGTATAGTACCCATACCTATAAAAAAATAGATGTGGGTCTTCTCAAGTTCGTTGGGCGTATTGCTCAAGCGTCTATGCCGCGTATGGTTACGTACCACAACACCATGTCAATGTACCCAAGCCTAAAGACTTATGGGACCTGTTAAGAGATCATCAAACAACAGGAGTTGTCTGGGATTCTCTAAGCCCGCGTCTCGTGCTTTGTTCGTGTTTCTCGTTTCACAGAGGTTGGTAACCCAATGCTCTCCACGATGGGCGCAAGCCGCCCGTAAGAGTATGTTTAAAGCAGCGTTGTGGTCTCGGTCTAAAGACGTGCCACAAGACTGACATTCAAAAGTTCGTATCGCAAGAGAGAGTTTCTTTTGCGACTTCTTACCACAACCAGAGCAAGTTTGCGAGGTATTCTTGGGGTCAACTTGATGAAAATGAAAACCGTCTCTTTCGGCTATGTTTCCACACCACTTAAAGAAGGTTGCCCAAGACGCATCAGAAATACTCTTGCTAAGGTGTTTATCAAATTCTTCGGTGTCAAAACCCCGTCTTTTAAGGCGGGGATGTAGACACCGCCTATGGTTGTGTCAAAAAAAGGTTTGACAATTATTGAAAAATATGGTATAATTAAGAGTATCAAGTTGGCAAACATATCCAGCGTCACCACT is a genomic window containing:
- a CDS encoding sigma-70 family RNA polymerase sigma factor yields the protein MLKDDAQLIRSTLLGDDTAFATLVEKYQKGVHALIWRKIGDFHHAEEIAQDTFLQAYKKLGTLKDPNSFAGWLYVIANRLSINWLQRSKPKTETQSLEGTSVVEIEESSYTHYMSDQREAEVKEHRSEVVKKLLERLPESERTVVTLHFLGEMTTKEIGKFLGVSVNTIKSRLRRGRERLKAAESLVHEVLGGVQLSPELTERIMRQVAEINPIVPPVGKPTVPWMALGAAAVLVLLMLGVGNQYLARFQRPYSFEARSEPTVEIVEAPIVIDILSKPTLRKQFGRSPAPGKSIGAGTQISEATLRSNAQEDRRKFSTAQWTQGNSPPGGYVNDIFATSEGSVFAISPTGMYRLASNATAWTRINVSLPMSQSMVPMVEDQGILYVVSADEIFASTDNGQTWNLFCTRPEGNPVGLIVIDEVPAHGSHVDVTMYLALEDEGIFRSTDSGKQWTHLNEGLTGERISAVAAVEKNLFAGTNSGLHRLDSDIWRKLPVGMSNTVYSLAASGKSLYVGMGPDMFELTPQDRKRKMDDNESNAAQIFRSRNLGTSWTEVTPKSTSSRTRALSGVKLLAVGETLLALGITRFRSTDGGETWTELEIDAGTSILNSFPGTAVDERTFYKAGIRGVHRTTDAGESWDLFMDGMTGTRAISLVSLNNTLYTHTANEVFQSMNGGRSWKSLRFAAEEVPSESVEQNASGIKLSFDSKLLVSGNTLYLLVLTGYDLRIFRLSTDGNLLIPLQGLPTFDDERLSLGLETGSQEDEHSRFSEILLDSSERSVKNKTLAVSRGVFYAEYKRRLFKWRLGDPEWKNTGLIDTSEVVDEDAHAGFKIAVSGETVYVGKRDGKLFRSVDGGSNWRDITSNLPLDFAHFKEIVFSGSTLYVATDKGILVSETGEYWRVGTDRTDTRVVINQFALDGTEVYGIADTGVYQLNTRGHWEQVSSEVPDGITSLTITNGRLYGAAEERGIFNMPLEDTELRANAE
- a CDS encoding transposase; the protein is MSDASWATFFKWCGNIAERDGFHFHQVDPKNTSQTCSGCGKKSQKKLSLAIRTFECQSCGTSLDRDHNAALNILLRAACAHRGEHWVTNLCETRNTNKARDAGLENPRQLLLFDDLLTGPISL